One genomic window of Arachis hypogaea cultivar Tifrunner chromosome 8, arahy.Tifrunner.gnm2.J5K5, whole genome shotgun sequence includes the following:
- the LOC112705367 gene encoding uncharacterized protein, whose product MAQMIELQTEVKRLAKLSTQSTSGKHEDDGYRGKSNADLLSIDPPREKLTLDNPFSEEITNYQMPTHFKLPSSFEPYKGIGDPRTHIKKFQSMMFFNGPNNEPVLCRAFPTYLDSAALLWFSKLPKGSISSFEELAKFFIDYFAAARIYVHGSDYLGTIRQGPQESLKDYLTRFAEATMEIPDLDPAVHLHALKAGLKPGKFRETIAVTKPKTLEEFRESAAGQIEIEELCEAEKAKRRQPKGEESRTIRSNDNKDPRKPFKLTPKFDNYTRFNTKREKIIKEILNAKIIKPPVRAGSYQDQRFVDRSKHCAFHQKYGHTTDECVIAKDLLERLARQGLLDKYIEGRKHKDNSRDRNDYRQTSKSKEDNKWPHNTPPKAIINCISGGFAGGGETTSA is encoded by the coding sequence ATGGCCCAGATGATCGAGCTGCAGACAGAAGTCAAAAGGCTTGCCAAATTATCCACTCAAAGCACTTCTGGCAAGCATGAGGATGACGGATACAGAGGAAAAAGCAATGCAGACCTATTGAGTATTGACCCACCGAGGGAGAAACTGACCTTGGACAATCCGTTTTCTGAAGAGATAACCAATTACCAGATGCCAACACATTTTAAACTACCTTCTTCATTCGAGCCATATAAGGGGATTGGTGACCCCCGGACTCATATTAAGAAATTTCAATCTATGATGTTCTTTAATGGCCCTAATAACGAACCTGTTCTTTGCAGAGCCTTCCCTACTTACCTTGATAGCGCAGCTCTCCTTTGGTTTTCAAAACTACCAAAAGGATCAATCTCTTCTTTCGAGGAATTGGCAAAATTCTTCATAGATTACTTTGCTGCAGCACGGATATATGTACACGGATCAGACTACCTCGGCACCATTCGCCAAGGTCCCCAAGAAAGCCTGAAGGACTATCTTACCAGATTTGCGGAAGCAACAATGGAGATTCCCGATCTAGATCCCGCCGTCCACCTGCATGCTTTGAAAGCCGGCCTCAAGCCCGGAAAATTCAGAGAAACAATTGCAGTAACAAAACCAAAAACCTTGGAAGAATTCCGAGAAAGCGCGGCCGGACAAATAGAGATTGAAGAACTCTGTGAGGCCGAAAAAGCAAAACGAAGGCAACCCAAGGGGGAAGAAAGCCGAACAATAAGGTCGAACGACAACAAAGATCCTAGGAAACCATTCAAGCTTACCCCAAAGTTTGACAATTATACGAGGTTCAACACCAAGAGGGAGAAGATAATCAAAGAAATACTCAACGCTAAGATCATAAAACCACCAGTAAGAGCGGGGAGCTACCAAGACCAACGATTTGTCGACCGAAGTAAACATTGCGCCTTCCACCAAAAATACGGACACACAACCGACGAGTGTGTAATAGCTAAGGATCTGCTGGAAAGATTAGCTCGACAAGGCCTCCTAGACAAATATATTGAAGGAAGAAAGCATAAAGACAACAGCAGAGACCGAAATGACTATCGACAGACCTCGAAAAGTAAAGAAGACAACAAATGGCCACACAATACACCACCAAAGGCCATCATAAATTGCATATCCGGAGGATTTGCCGGAGGAGGAGAAACGACCTCAGCATGA
- the LOC112707438 gene encoding protein yippee-like At5g53940 encodes MGRVFVVELEGRSYRCKFCKTHLALADDLISRAFHCRRGKAYLFNNAVNFTMGVLEERMMLSGLHTVADIFCCCCGQIIGWKYESAHEKSQKYKEGKFVLERGRIVDEIDFSTEFYIDTRASMSDGED; translated from the exons ATGGGAAGAGTGTTTGTGGTGGAGCTTGAGGGAAGATCTTATAGATGCAAGTTCTGCAAAACTCACTTGGCCCTTGCTGATGATCTCATCTCTCGG GCATTTCATTGCCGGAGGGGAAAAGCATATCTCTTCAACAATGC TGTGAACTTCACAATGGGTGTACTAGAGGAAAGGATGATGCTTTCAGGACTGCATACCGTGGCTGATATTTTTTGCTGTTGCTGTGGTCAAATAATTGGTTGGAAATAT GAATCGGCGCATGAGAAGAGCCAAAAGTATAAAGAGGGAAAGTTTGTTCTTGAAAG AGGGAGGATTGTTGATGAGATTGATTTCTCCACTGAATTCTACATTGACACCCGTGCCAGCATGAGCGATGGTGAAGATTAG
- the LOC112707439 gene encoding uncharacterized protein — translation MGKKSSASLKKKRSKHSSKSKTKPRSKSKSRKYKSKKVRRRDVSSSSSDYDDSKSLHTSVSSSSEDNYRRKRDRSRSRKDVKSRKRARRRSYSSDSSEDSHYARKRKKLKRKSEPEVKEKLYKKKIRKEVSVSSRSSGSRSTCSSFQGGTSAGDDDQYESHRGRSLRKENEKRRLEKERIGSEKSSRYRPRSSSSFSRSSESSYERTKENFFEENYVGESNSRRLRSVITVVKEAEEPREFSRNDNKEEILDDYDYPCRSNGSNEGGAKREVDHHTVPTTDEKLSVEGEIGDKNVDSAGTSEYLKKTSEAFEGNLNGDDLESILRQKALENLKKFRGGIQSSAKISYQKNKIISQVKQSCNHGGIQGKSNVNNEALGTNFDNKIFVEETSSPIERRGLNAHRRNSDLLNMDKDISGSAKNHLTCAQEKVSDAYKPTETIIESIDYRTKNPESTTPESTHESLQRCLSLKQKPVSRLSMEKSLVAEGSNGGDTSEASHIASHSNIDNVDNNEGLSSAVSKPSNNGQDEIEEHSQLAFKQTSASLAPPNVKLPVAEGGAENAARTTQAAIQNVNNSSKDVDEVSNSTKNKSGDENSSVVNNSGKLQDESNHDSQFERKTMSLMKGGEMVQVSYQVYIPKKTPALARRQLKR, via the exons ATGGGGAAGAAATCCTCCGCTTCACTCAAGAAGAAACGTTCCAAGCACTCCTCCAAGTCTAAG ACCAAGCCAAGAAGTAAAAGTAAGAGTCGGAAATATAAATCCAAGAAGGTTCGCCGCCGTGATGTTTCTTCTTCTAGCTCTGACTATGATGATTCAAAAAGTTTGCACACATCAGTGTCCTCTAGCTCTGAAGATAATTACAGAAGAAAAAGGGATCGGTCTCGCTCAAGAAAAGATGTGAAAAGTCGGAAGAGGGCTAGGAGACGTTCATACAGCAGTGACAGCAGTGAGGACTCTCACTATGCTAGGAAGAGGAAAAAGTTGAAGAGAAAAAGTGAGCCTGAGGTGAAGGAGAAGCTTTACAAGAAAAAGATTAGGAAAGAGGTAAGTGTTAGTTCAAGAAGCAGTGGGTCACGGAGCACCTGCTCTTCATTTCAGGGTGGGACTTCTGCCGGTGATGATGATCAATATGAGAGTCACAGGGGAAGATCACTTAGAAAAGAGAATGAGAAACGGAGATTGGAGAAAGAGAGAATTGGGAGTGAAAAGAGTAGTAGATATAGGCCCAGAAGTAGTTCATCATTTAGTCGATCTAGTGAAAGTAGTTATGAAAGGACCAAAGAGAACTTTTTTGAAGAGAATTATGTAGGTGAGAGCAATTCGAGGAGGCTCCGATCAGTTATTACTGTTGTAAAAGAGGCAGAAGAACCTAGGGAATTTTCTAGAAATGATAATAAGGAGGAGATTTTAGATGATTATGATTACCCTTGTAGAAGTAACGGCAGTAATGAAGGGGGCGCAAAAAGAGAGGTGGATCATCACACAGTTCCCACAACGGATGAGAAATTGAGTGTTGAGGGTGAGATAGGAGACAAGAATGTTGATAGTGCCGGGACAAGTGAATATCTGAAGAAGACGAGTGAGGCTTTTGAGGGTAATCTGAATGGTGATGACTTGGAGTCAATTCTAAGACAGAAGGCGTTGGAAAACTTAAAGAAGTTCCGAGGTGGGATCCAGTCTTCTGCAAAAATTTCCtatcagaaaaataaaattattagccAGGTAAAGCAATCTTGTAACCATGGTGGAATTCAAGGTAAGTCTAATGTTAATAACGAGGCTTTAGGGACAAATTTCGATAATAAAATCTTTGTAGAAGAAACTAGTTCTCCTATTGAGAGGAGAGGTTTAAACGCTCATCGAAGAAACAGTGATTTGTTAAACATGGACAAAGATATATCTGGTTCTGCCAAGAATCACTTGACCTGTGCgcaagaaaaggttagtgatgcaTATAAACCCACTGAAACAATCATAGAATCTATTGATTACAGGACAAAAAACCCAGAGTCGACCACACCAGAGTCTACCCATGAATCACTTCAAAGATGCTTATCTCTGAAGCAAAAACCTGTGTCTAGACTTTCTATGGAAAAGTCATTGGTCGCAGAGGGAAGTAATGGTGGGGATACTTCCGAGGCTTCTCACATTGCAAGTCATAGTAACATTGATAATGTTGATAACAATGAAGGATTATCTTCTGCTGTTTCTAAGCCTTCTAATAATGGACAAGATGAAATCGAGGAGCACTCGCAGTTAGCATTCAAGCAAACATCTGCCTCACTTGCACCTCCTAATGTGAAGCTTCCAGTGGCTGAAGGTGGTGCAGAAAATGCAGCCAGGACCACTCAAGCTGCAATTCAGAATGTTAATAACAGTAGCAAAGATGTCGATGAGGTGAGCAACTCCACTAAGAATAAATCTGGCGATGAAAACTCATCAGTAGTGAATAACTCCGGAAAATTGCAAGATGAATCCAACCATGATTCGCAGTTTGAGCGGAAAACAATGAGTTTGATGAAAGGTGGCGAAATGGTACAG GTTAGCTACCAAGTTTATATCCCCAAGAAAACTCCTGCATTGGCTAGAAGGCAACTCAAGCGATGA
- the LOC112707440 gene encoding PRA1 family protein H — translation MVFASNPLALSVPEPAFESWLRDSGYLEVLDHNTSATTTTSSSSSSSFTGDPSTSAATPASGFFVSLFSRLAILFSLLTLNPLAKLAAEDFAGDTPSWSRAFVGFSGSYSFPSSSAQARLRVHENVKRYARNYAYLFILFFACALYQMPIALVGLISCLAIWDFFKYFNDKWQLDQYPITRQCLLRLAQCVTAVILIYSNVQVALFCALSVSYASMILHAAFRKLTPAKQLPPVGRGR, via the exons ATGGTGTTCGCATCCAATCCCTTAGCCCTAAGCGTTCCCGAACCCGCCTTCGAATCCTGGCTTCGGGACTCCGGCTACCTCGAAGTCCTCGACCACAACACCTCCgctaccaccaccacctcctcttcctcctcttcctccttcacTGGTGACCCCTCCACCTCCGCCGCCACCCCTGCTTCTGGATTCTTCGTCTCCCTCTTCTCCCGCCTCGccattctcttctctctcctcacacTCAACCCCCTCGCCAAGCTCGCCGCCGAAGACTTCGCCGGCGACACTCCGTCGTGGTCTCGCGCCTTCGTTGGCTTCTCCGGGTCCTACTCCTTCCCTTCTTCGTCCGCCCAGGCGCGATTGAGGGTTCACGAGAACGTTAAGCGCTATGCTCGTAACTATGCTTATTTGTTCATCCTCTTCTTCGCTTGCGCCTT GTATCAGATGCCAATTGCTCTTGTTGGGCTGATATCATGTTTGGCAATTTGGGATTTCTTCAAGTATTTCAATGACAAATGGCAATTGGATCAATATCCTATAACTCGGCAGTGTTTGCTTCGCCTAGCCCAATGCG TAACAGCAGTTATTCTAATTTATTCCAATGTCCAAGTGGCCCTCTTTTGTGCCTTAAGTGTCAGCTATGCAA GCATGATTCTGCATGCTGCATTTAGGAAGTTGACCCCCGCAAAGCAATTGCCGCCCGTCGGCAGGGGTAGGTGA